The proteins below come from a single Bacteroidota bacterium genomic window:
- a CDS encoding formimidoylglutamase yields MDISIFFEPIKLQNINFSPGTIGSLTLFNNGLDFPDVSGCKIAIIGVNEDRRSIDNLGCSQAPDAVRNSLYKLYPGANHLASIIDLGNISAGHTVEDTYYALSSAISFLIKNNIMPLIIGGGQDLTYANYLAYENLEQTVNIVTIDSSFDLGPVEGDLNSRSYLSQIILHEPNYLFNYSNVGYQSYLVDQNLLELMAKLNFDAHRLGQVRDNFEEVEPVIRNADILSFDISSVRYSDAPGCKSSTPNGFYGEEACQISRYAGMSDKLTSIGFYEINPLNDINNQTAHLVSQMIWYFIDGYCNRKKDFPIGEKSDYLKYRVAIKDNKHEIIFYKSNKSDRWWMDVPFPVNKKVKYSRHHLVPCSYKDYQVACNDEMPDRWWTTYLKLS; encoded by the coding sequence ATGGATATTTCAATATTTTTTGAGCCAATAAAGCTCCAAAACATCAACTTTTCACCTGGAACTATCGGTTCTTTAACCCTTTTTAACAATGGACTTGATTTTCCTGATGTTTCTGGTTGTAAAATTGCAATAATTGGGGTAAATGAAGACAGGCGATCAATTGATAACCTAGGTTGTTCCCAGGCTCCGGATGCAGTTAGAAATAGCCTTTACAAGCTTTATCCAGGTGCAAATCATCTTGCAAGTATTATTGATCTTGGAAATATAAGTGCTGGACATACTGTAGAAGATACTTATTATGCCCTATCAAGTGCTATTTCATTTTTAATAAAAAACAATATAATGCCACTAATCATAGGTGGGGGACAAGATCTTACCTATGCCAATTACCTGGCATATGAAAATCTTGAACAGACAGTAAACATTGTCACTATTGATTCTTCATTTGATCTGGGTCCTGTTGAAGGCGATTTGAACTCCAGGTCCTATTTAAGTCAGATTATTCTTCATGAACCAAATTATTTGTTTAATTACAGCAATGTAGGTTACCAATCCTATTTGGTGGATCAAAATCTGCTTGAATTAATGGCCAAACTGAATTTCGATGCACATAGACTTGGACAGGTAAGAGATAACTTTGAGGAAGTTGAACCGGTAATAAGGAATGCAGATATATTAAGTTTTGATATTTCTTCAGTTAGATATTCAGATGCTCCAGGATGTAAATCATCTACACCTAATGGTTTTTATGGAGAGGAGGCTTGCCAGATTTCCAGGTATGCCGGAATGAGCGACAAACTTACTTCAATTGGTTTTTATGAGATCAATCCATTAAACGATATTAACAACCAAACTGCACATTTAGTCTCACAAATGATTTGGTATTTTATTGATGGATACTGTAACCGGAAAAAGGATTTTCCAATCGGTGAAAAATCAGATTATTTAAAATACAGGGTTGCAATAAAGGACAATAAACACGAAATTATTTTTTATAAAAGCAATAAAAGTGATCGATGGTGGATGGATGTGCCTTTTCCTGTAAATAAAAAAGTTAAATACAGTAGGCATCATTTAGTTCCATGTTCCTATAAAGACTATCAAGTTGCCTGTAATGATGAAATGCCAGATAGATGGTGGACCACCTATTTGAAACTAAGTTAG
- the gldL gene encoding gliding motility protein GldL produces MGFISSLQSKGGKKFMGYLYGWGAAIVIVGAMFKIQHWPFAGPMLVAGLSIEAVIFFFSAFEPIHEDPDWSLVYPELRGEHGHGGHDEFAVEEEETGTITEQLDKMLEEAKIEPELLASLGTGLRALSDQTSKLNNITDASAATTEFVSNIKSASGSMKQLDESYIKASESLSSLSVSSENGANYSEQLAKVSKNLAALNSVYELQYQSSNDQLQVTNKMYDGIGQLMQNLNDSLEDTQKYKENIADLAKNLGALNTVYGNMLNAMNVRA; encoded by the coding sequence ATGGGATTCATTTCATCACTTCAATCAAAAGGCGGTAAAAAATTCATGGGTTACTTATATGGCTGGGGAGCTGCTATTGTAATCGTAGGTGCGATGTTTAAAATTCAGCATTGGCCATTTGCAGGCCCTATGCTTGTAGCAGGATTGAGTATTGAAGCTGTTATTTTCTTTTTCTCCGCTTTTGAACCTATTCACGAAGATCCAGATTGGAGTCTTGTATATCCTGAATTAAGAGGAGAACATGGACATGGTGGGCATGATGAATTTGCAGTAGAAGAGGAAGAAACAGGAACCATTACTGAACAACTTGATAAAATGCTTGAGGAAGCCAAAATAGAACCAGAGTTATTGGCTAGTCTTGGAACCGGCTTGAGAGCATTAAGCGATCAAACATCTAAACTGAATAACATTACTGATGCATCAGCTGCAACTACCGAATTTGTTAGTAACATTAAATCTGCTTCAGGTTCAATGAAACAACTTGATGAGTCTTATATAAAAGCATCCGAGTCATTGTCTTCTCTTTCAGTATCTTCTGAAAATGGAGCTAATTACAGTGAACAACTTGCAAAGGTTTCCAAAAATCTTGCTGCTTTGAATTCTGTTTATGAATTACAATACCAAAGTTCTAACGATCAATTGCAGGTTACCAATAAAATGTATGATGGAATTGGACAACTTATGCAAAATCTAAATGATTCTCTTGAGGATACCCAGAAGTATAAAGAAAATATAGCTGATTTAGCTAAAAATCTGGGTGCCTTAAATACAGTTTATGGCAATATGCTTAATGCAATGAATGTTAGAGCATAA
- a CDS encoding SUMF1/EgtB/PvdO family nonheme iron enzyme: protein MKKILIIIFGAALIAGCGNPNQGQLVGVQGREDWFQPDPFGMVYIPMGSYNMGPSDQDMPYAQTAQSKTVSIQAFYMDETEITNNEYRQFVYWVRDSIARRLMGEEDEATYLITTDEYGEDIDPPNINWDAKLRWDKPEVREATIDMFYPENERFYRRKEIDTRKLDFEYYWIDLREAAKRENREQGKTDRSVFIKKDIINVYPDTLAWIHDFTYSFNEPMTNMYFWHPAFDEYPVVGVNWKQARAFCIWRTQLFNSYLASIGSTFVQDFRLPTESEWEYASRGGLDLSPYPWGGPYIRNSRGCFLGNFKPLRGNYVDDGGFHTVKVTSYSPNDYGLFCMSGNVSEWTNNAFDESAYNFAHDLNMDYQYDAKDTDAETLKRKVIRGGSWKDIGYYLQNGTRTYEYQDTAKCYIGFRSVMTYLGRAKGDDL, encoded by the coding sequence ATGAAAAAAATTCTCATAATTATATTTGGCGCTGCTCTTATCGCAGGATGCGGTAACCCTAATCAAGGCCAATTGGTCGGAGTACAGGGTCGTGAAGATTGGTTTCAACCCGATCCGTTTGGAATGGTTTATATTCCAATGGGAAGTTATAACATGGGCCCTAGTGATCAGGATATGCCTTATGCTCAAACTGCACAATCTAAAACTGTTTCTATTCAAGCATTTTATATGGATGAAACAGAAATTACAAATAACGAATACAGACAATTCGTGTATTGGGTTAGAGATTCCATTGCAAGAAGGCTAATGGGTGAGGAGGATGAAGCTACATATTTAATTACCACTGATGAATACGGAGAAGATATAGACCCTCCAAATATTAACTGGGATGCTAAATTGCGTTGGGATAAACCTGAAGTTAGAGAAGCAACCATTGATATGTTTTACCCGGAAAATGAGCGTTTTTACAGACGTAAAGAAATTGATACCAGAAAACTTGATTTTGAGTATTATTGGATTGATTTGCGTGAAGCAGCAAAGCGAGAAAATCGTGAACAAGGCAAAACCGACAGATCTGTATTCATTAAAAAGGATATAATTAATGTTTATCCTGATACCCTTGCCTGGATTCATGATTTTACTTATTCTTTTAATGAGCCAATGACTAATATGTATTTTTGGCATCCTGCTTTTGATGAATATCCTGTAGTTGGTGTGAATTGGAAACAAGCACGCGCATTTTGTATATGGAGAACACAATTGTTCAATAGCTATTTGGCTTCTATTGGAAGCACATTTGTTCAGGATTTTAGATTGCCAACAGAATCGGAGTGGGAGTATGCATCAAGAGGTGGTTTGGATCTTTCTCCATATCCTTGGGGCGGCCCTTATATTAGAAACAGCCGTGGTTGCTTCCTTGGGAATTTCAAGCCTTTAAGAGGTAATTATGTTGATGATGGAGGATTTCATACTGTAAAGGTAACTTCATACTCTCCAAATGATTACGGTTTGTTTTGTATGTCAGGAAATGTATCTGAATGGACAAACAATGCTTTTGATGAATCCGCATATAATTTTGCTCATGACCTTAACATGGATTATCAATATGATGCAAAAGATACCGATGCTGAAACCTTGAAAAGAAAAGTTATTAGAGGTGGTTCCTGGAAAGATATTGGATATTACCTGCAAAATGGAACCCGTACTTATGAATATCAAGATACCGCAAAATGTTATATTGGCTTTAGATCTGTAATGACTTATTTAGGCAGGGCTAAAGGGGATGATTTATAA
- the miaB gene encoding tRNA (N6-isopentenyl adenosine(37)-C2)-methylthiotransferase MiaB codes for MILPDNKIIDEKKQGEVLSIASSVKQGGKKFYLESYGCAMNFSDSEIVASILIQQGFSTTNIADESDVIFINTCAIRDNAELKIRNRLRQFNALKKQRPSLIIGVLGCMAERIKSKLLEEEKLVDIVVGPDAYRDLPNLIETVETGQKAVNVLLSREETYADISPVRLGSNGISAYISIMRGCDNMCSFCVVPFTRGRERSRDAFSIVNEAMDLVSKGYKEVTLLGQNVDSYKWKNEVNEKTINFSALLEMVAMVSPELRVRFSTSHPKDMGDDVLEVISKYENICKHIHLPVQSGNTELLEKMNRGYSREWYMERIHSIRKIIPNCAITTDIITGFSSETQDQHRDTLSLMEYVKYEFAYMYKYSERPNTLAERKFKDDVPEALKAERLNGIIELQHAHSLERNELNIGKIFKVLVDGESKRSKSDFSGRTSQNSTVIFPRKNYAPGDYVMVKVTSCTSGTLIGQIDE; via the coding sequence ATGATTTTGCCAGATAATAAAATAATTGACGAAAAGAAACAAGGGGAAGTTCTAAGCATCGCATCCTCAGTGAAACAAGGAGGGAAAAAATTTTACCTTGAAAGTTATGGTTGTGCAATGAATTTTTCAGATAGTGAAATTGTAGCTTCAATATTAATACAGCAAGGATTTTCAACAACCAATATTGCAGATGAATCAGATGTTATATTTATAAATACTTGCGCAATAAGGGATAATGCCGAATTAAAGATTCGTAACCGTTTAAGGCAATTCAATGCTTTAAAAAAACAAAGGCCTTCTTTAATAATCGGAGTATTAGGTTGTATGGCTGAGCGCATTAAATCAAAATTGCTGGAAGAAGAAAAGCTTGTAGATATTGTGGTTGGCCCGGATGCATATCGTGATTTACCAAACCTTATTGAAACTGTGGAGACTGGACAAAAAGCTGTAAATGTACTTTTGTCAAGAGAGGAAACATATGCAGATATAAGCCCTGTAAGATTAGGAAGCAATGGAATTTCAGCATATATATCAATAATGCGGGGATGCGACAACATGTGTTCCTTTTGTGTAGTACCTTTTACTCGTGGCCGAGAGAGAAGCAGGGATGCTTTTTCTATTGTAAATGAGGCGATGGATTTAGTTAGTAAAGGTTATAAGGAAGTTACTCTTTTAGGTCAGAATGTGGATTCCTACAAATGGAAGAATGAAGTAAATGAAAAAACAATAAATTTTAGTGCCTTACTAGAAATGGTTGCAATGGTAAGTCCGGAATTAAGGGTTCGGTTTTCAACTTCTCACCCAAAAGATATGGGAGATGATGTATTGGAGGTTATTTCAAAGTATGAAAACATTTGTAAACATATTCATTTACCTGTACAATCAGGCAATACTGAATTGCTTGAAAAAATGAACAGAGGATATAGTCGAGAATGGTACATGGAAAGAATTCATTCTATAAGAAAAATTATACCTAATTGTGCTATTACCACTGACATTATTACAGGATTTAGTTCAGAAACCCAGGATCAGCATAGAGATACTTTATCTCTCATGGAATATGTAAAATACGAATTTGCATATATGTATAAATATTCTGAGCGACCAAATACACTGGCAGAAAGAAAATTCAAAGATGATGTTCCTGAAGCTTTAAAAGCAGAAAGATTAAATGGGATAATAGAATTGCAGCATGCCCACTCTTTAGAAAGAAACGAATTAAACATTGGCAAAATTTTTAAAGTTCTTGTGGATGGTGAGTCCAAAAGATCAAAAAGCGATTTTTCAGGCAGGACAAGCCAAAACAGCACAGTTATTTTTCCAAGAAAGAATTACGCACCAGGTGATTATGTAATGGTAAAAGTAACAAGTTGTACCTCGGGTACATTAATTGGACAAATTGATGAGTAA
- the topA gene encoding type I DNA topoisomerase yields the protein MAKNLVIVESPAKAKTIEGFLGKDFQVKSSYGHVRDLAKKGLAIDVENNFEPQYEVMPDKKDVIAELKKLAKGAEMVWLATDEDREGEAISWHLFETLKLSDSKTKRIVFHEITKPAILRAIEQPRNIDKNLVDAQQARRILDRLVGFEISPVLWKKVKPSLSAGRVQSVAVRLIVERERAIMDFKSTSAFKVTANFEVGGHSVLKAEHPKRFSTEQLAEEFLKECVNADFIIEKLETRPAKKSPSAPFTTSTLQQEASRKLGFSVAQTMVVAQKLYESGKITYMRTDSVNLSDTAISAAKEEIISSYGKEYVQIRQYKTKAKGAQEAHEAIRPTYMNNHSVKGDSSEQRLYEMIWKRTISSQMSDAQLEKTTATINISTNQEKLIAEGEVLKFDGFLKVYFESTDEEEEEAQSGMLPPLKTGEKLNLKQITAIQRFTHHPARYTEASLVKKLEELGIGRPSTYAPTISTVQKRGYVIKEEREGVERSYRSLTLSSNNIKKETLTEITGAEKNKLFPTDIGMVVTDFLVEHFKNILDYNFTAKVEKEFDEIAEGQIEWNKMIDSFYKNFHKAVEVTLETSERASGERKLGIDPVSGKPVYARIGRFGPIVQLGESIEGEEKPKYAGLRPNQRLEQISLEDALELFKLPRQIGQFEDNEMTVSIGRFGPYIKHKSAFYSLKKEDDPYSIEQDRAIELIEAKRKADKEKVIKTFDANKEVQILNGRWGPYISIGKNNFKIPKEKEPTSLTLEECLKIAAEAPAPKFKGKAKAAAKTKVPVKAKPKAKASVAKIK from the coding sequence ATGGCAAAAAATCTGGTAATTGTAGAGTCCCCTGCTAAAGCTAAAACTATTGAAGGATTCCTTGGGAAAGATTTTCAAGTTAAATCATCATACGGACATGTTAGAGATTTAGCAAAGAAAGGATTAGCGATAGATGTTGAAAACAATTTCGAGCCACAATATGAGGTTATGCCCGACAAAAAGGACGTAATTGCAGAATTGAAAAAACTCGCAAAAGGTGCAGAAATGGTTTGGCTAGCAACGGATGAGGACCGTGAGGGGGAAGCCATTTCATGGCATTTGTTTGAAACGCTGAAACTAAGTGATTCTAAAACGAAAAGGATAGTGTTTCACGAAATTACAAAACCAGCAATATTGAGGGCAATTGAACAACCAAGAAATATTGATAAAAATCTTGTTGATGCCCAACAAGCAAGAAGAATCCTGGATAGATTGGTTGGTTTTGAAATTTCACCAGTTTTATGGAAAAAAGTTAAGCCTTCTCTTTCAGCAGGACGTGTTCAATCTGTTGCAGTGCGACTTATTGTGGAAAGAGAAAGAGCCATAATGGATTTTAAATCCACTTCTGCCTTTAAAGTAACAGCAAATTTTGAAGTTGGAGGACATTCTGTTCTTAAGGCCGAACATCCAAAACGCTTTTCAACCGAACAATTAGCAGAAGAGTTTTTGAAAGAATGTGTAAATGCTGATTTTATTATTGAGAAACTTGAAACACGGCCTGCGAAAAAATCACCATCTGCTCCATTTACAACATCAACACTTCAACAGGAAGCCAGTCGTAAACTGGGATTTTCTGTCGCCCAAACAATGGTGGTTGCACAGAAATTATATGAATCGGGTAAAATTACCTATATGAGAACCGATTCTGTGAATTTATCGGATACTGCAATTTCGGCAGCCAAAGAGGAAATCATTAGTTCATATGGCAAAGAATATGTTCAGATAAGACAGTATAAAACTAAAGCAAAAGGAGCACAAGAGGCTCATGAGGCAATCCGTCCAACTTATATGAATAACCATTCTGTTAAAGGTGATTCATCTGAACAAAGATTGTATGAAATGATTTGGAAAAGAACTATTTCTTCCCAAATGAGTGATGCTCAACTTGAAAAAACTACTGCAACAATAAATATTTCAACCAACCAGGAAAAACTTATTGCGGAGGGGGAAGTGCTGAAATTCGATGGGTTTTTAAAAGTGTATTTTGAATCAACTGATGAAGAGGAAGAGGAAGCACAAAGTGGAATGTTGCCTCCTTTAAAAACTGGTGAGAAGCTGAATTTAAAGCAAATTACTGCAATTCAAAGGTTTACTCATCACCCTGCTAGATATACTGAAGCTAGTCTTGTAAAAAAACTAGAGGAATTAGGAATAGGACGTCCATCAACCTATGCTCCCACAATTTCTACTGTTCAAAAAAGAGGTTATGTTATTAAAGAAGAAAGAGAAGGAGTGGAAAGGTCATATCGCTCCCTTACTTTATCAAGCAATAATATTAAAAAGGAAACATTAACTGAAATTACCGGAGCTGAGAAAAATAAATTATTTCCTACTGATATTGGTATGGTGGTAACGGATTTTCTTGTTGAGCATTTTAAAAACATTTTGGATTATAATTTTACAGCCAAAGTTGAAAAGGAATTTGATGAAATAGCGGAAGGACAAATCGAATGGAATAAAATGATTGACTCCTTTTATAAAAACTTCCATAAAGCAGTGGAAGTCACACTGGAAACATCAGAGAGAGCTTCAGGAGAAAGAAAATTAGGAATCGATCCGGTAAGTGGCAAGCCTGTTTATGCAAGGATTGGAAGATTTGGGCCTATTGTGCAATTGGGAGAATCCATAGAGGGAGAAGAAAAACCAAAGTATGCAGGTCTAAGACCTAATCAGAGATTGGAACAAATTTCACTTGAAGATGCTCTTGAATTGTTTAAGCTGCCAAGGCAAATAGGGCAATTTGAAGATAACGAGATGACTGTTAGTATTGGCAGATTTGGGCCATATATTAAACATAAAAGTGCTTTTTATTCTTTAAAAAAAGAAGATGATCCTTATTCTATCGAACAGGATAGAGCAATTGAATTAATTGAAGCGAAAAGAAAAGCAGACAAAGAAAAAGTTATTAAAACCTTTGATGCAAATAAAGAAGTTCAGATTTTAAATGGACGATGGGGCCCATATATATCCATTGGAAAAAACAACTTTAAAATTCCTAAAGAAAAAGAGCCAACTTCACTTACATTGGAAGAGTGTTTAAAAATAGCAGCAGAGGCACCAGCTCCTAAGTTTAAAGGAAAGGCAAAAGCAGCAGCAAAAACAAAAGTTCCTGTTAAAGCAAAACCAAAAGCCAAGGCTTCGGTGGCAAAAATAAAATGA
- a CDS encoding sigma-54-dependent Fis family transcriptional regulator yields the protein MTIQQVKQRFGIIGDSPLLNRAIDIAMQVAPTDLSVLITGESGTGKEAMPQIIHQLSTRKHGPYIAVNCGAIPEGTIDSELFGHEKGSFTGAHEARKGYFEVANGGTIFMDEVAELPLQTQARFLRVLESGEFIRVGSSKVLKTNVRIVAATNVKIPDAIQKGKFREDLYYRLNTVPIIVPALKERKEDIHLLFRKFATDFADKYKMPPIKLDNKAKEILINYPWPGNIRQLKNVTEQVSIIEKTREINAEQLLIYLPQDTISKLPALYKGEGSASEFSERDILYKVLFDMRRDITDLKNLVFEIIQRDGITKELRESHAGIINKLSSEQHGEPSEEPSIHYPVYNHDARQVEEEENEHEVVEEESLSLEETEIGLIKKALIKNKGKRKNAAKELGISERTLYRKIKEYGII from the coding sequence ATGACTATTCAACAGGTTAAGCAACGATTTGGAATAATAGGAGATAGTCCTTTATTAAATAGGGCAATTGATATAGCCATGCAGGTAGCTCCCACAGATCTATCAGTACTTATAACAGGTGAGAGCGGAACAGGGAAGGAAGCAATGCCTCAAATCATTCATCAATTAAGTACAAGAAAACACGGGCCTTATATTGCGGTTAATTGTGGGGCCATACCAGAGGGAACAATAGATTCAGAACTTTTTGGTCATGAAAAAGGTTCTTTCACAGGTGCACATGAGGCAAGAAAAGGGTATTTTGAGGTTGCAAATGGTGGTACTATCTTTATGGATGAAGTAGCTGAACTACCGCTTCAAACTCAGGCAAGATTTTTAAGAGTGCTTGAATCAGGGGAATTTATACGAGTAGGCTCTTCAAAGGTATTAAAAACCAACGTAAGGATAGTTGCAGCCACGAATGTTAAAATTCCTGATGCAATTCAAAAGGGTAAATTTCGTGAAGATCTTTATTACAGGTTAAATACAGTACCCATAATTGTTCCTGCTCTTAAAGAAAGGAAAGAGGATATTCACTTGCTTTTTAGAAAATTCGCAACAGATTTTGCAGATAAATATAAAATGCCTCCCATTAAACTGGATAATAAGGCAAAGGAAATTCTAATTAATTATCCCTGGCCTGGAAATATTAGGCAATTAAAAAACGTTACTGAACAAGTTTCAATAATTGAAAAGACAAGAGAAATCAATGCTGAACAACTCTTAATATACTTGCCGCAAGATACTATCAGTAAGCTTCCTGCCCTTTATAAGGGGGAAGGATCAGCTTCAGAATTTTCTGAACGTGACATATTATATAAAGTACTTTTTGATATGCGAAGGGATATTACTGATTTGAAAAATTTAGTCTTTGAAATTATTCAGCGCGATGGTATAACAAAGGAATTACGAGAGAGTCATGCAGGAATAATAAATAAGTTGTCTTCTGAACAACATGGTGAACCTTCTGAAGAACCCTCAATTCATTACCCTGTTTACAATCATGATGCCAGGCAAGTTGAAGAAGAAGAAAATGAACATGAAGTTGTGGAAGAAGAATCTTTATCACTGGAGGAAACTGAAATCGGACTAATAAAAAAGGCTCTTATAAAAAATAAAGGAAAAAGAAAAAATGCAGCCAAGGAACTTGGAATATCGGAGAGGACCTTATACAGGAAAATTAAAGAATACGGAATAATTTAA
- a CDS encoding type IX secretion system membrane protein PorP/SprF yields the protein MKKIIISLSLLFSTAIGYSQQDAQFSQNMFNKLAINPGYAGSSNAICATLLGRQQWAGFGDGAPKTFLLSVDAPVKMLRGGVGLNVMQDKIGFFNTSIVNFGYAYRLALGNGILGIGANVGFISHAIKGSWRAIDDYTQDSSIPNESVSDMVLDASFGLYYNIGEQLYVGLSSTRLPASTADAIGGSAPNNYSLNFDFARHYYIMAGYSARLTDELDIKPSVFIKTDASSTQLDLNVNVLYNKMVWAGLSYRMKDAVVVLLGFQHQSGVKIGYAYDFTTSGMARSGENNKRVNTHEIMLGYCFIIPDRPKVSKHRNVRFL from the coding sequence ATGAAGAAAATAATTATCTCTTTGTCACTTCTATTTTCAACGGCAATTGGCTATTCTCAACAAGATGCCCAATTCAGTCAAAACATGTTTAACAAACTTGCAATTAATCCTGGTTATGCGGGCAGTAGTAATGCCATTTGTGCAACTCTACTGGGAAGACAACAGTGGGCAGGCTTTGGGGATGGAGCTCCAAAAACCTTTCTTCTTAGTGTGGATGCCCCAGTTAAAATGCTTCGTGGAGGGGTTGGATTAAATGTAATGCAAGATAAAATTGGGTTTTTTAATACCAGTATTGTGAATTTTGGCTATGCATACAGACTTGCACTTGGTAATGGTATTTTGGGAATAGGAGCCAATGTAGGTTTTATATCTCACGCAATTAAAGGTAGCTGGAGAGCAATAGATGATTATACTCAGGATTCATCTATTCCTAATGAAAGTGTAAGTGATATGGTACTTGATGCTTCATTTGGATTGTATTATAACATTGGCGAACAATTATATGTAGGACTATCTTCAACAAGACTTCCTGCATCTACTGCAGATGCCATCGGAGGATCAGCCCCTAATAATTATTCTTTAAATTTTGACTTCGCAAGACATTATTATATAATGGCAGGATATTCTGCAAGATTAACTGACGAATTAGATATTAAACCATCTGTTTTTATTAAAACAGATGCTTCCAGCACACAATTAGACTTAAATGTGAATGTTTTATACAATAAAATGGTTTGGGCGGGGTTGTCATATCGTATGAAAGATGCTGTTGTTGTATTGCTGGGATTTCAGCATCAAAGTGGGGTGAAAATAGGATATGCATATGATTTCACAACTTCAGGTATGGCTAGGTCAGGCGAAAACAATAAAAGAGTTAATACACATGAAATTATGCTTGGTTATTGCTTTATAATACCTGACAGACCTAAAGTTTCAAAACACCGGAACGTTAGATTTTTATAA
- the gldM gene encoding gliding motility protein GldM has protein sequence MGGGKLPPRQKMIGMMYLVLTALLAMNISKDILNAFVMINDSLEATNITFGSKNDVAYSAFDKAYAENKDKVKKYWDKANEAKKLSKELIDHIDQIKFKLIRATDKIDPSIPDDSLSLTKVEAKDDYGTPTNILIGSEPASPRTDEFSANELKLKIESFRGKMLELIDEKYRSNMNIGLVLEGANQNGVNVGWEVLNFDHTPLAATVTILSKLQTDIRNAESDIVKALFSEVDAGDFKFDVVVAKVIPQSNYVILGDSFKADIFVAAYSSTQNPEVLVGELDTVSYQFKGDPSAVNVNNGIGKFSRKSVAEGPQTVRGIINIKAPDGTVKPYPFKTEYMVAKGGVVVSPTKMNVLYIGVDNPLDISVSGIAAENIVPTLAGGTLSGSRGKYIARVQSGVKATVNVSAKIGSATTSMGSAEFRVKRVPDPVAMFAGKKGAANISRSDLTTALGVIADLENFDFDLKFKVLEFDITATIGGFEQNKTSKSNMITEEQKSLLKSVKPGAKVYIENIKVKGEDGTIRTLSPINLKVM, from the coding sequence ATGGGAGGCGGCAAATTACCACCACGGCAGAAGATGATCGGAATGATGTACCTTGTGTTGACGGCACTTCTGGCAATGAATATATCCAAAGACATTTTAAATGCCTTTGTTATGATCAATGACAGCTTGGAAGCTACAAATATTACATTTGGAAGTAAAAACGATGTAGCATACAGTGCCTTTGATAAAGCATATGCTGAAAATAAGGATAAGGTTAAGAAATATTGGGATAAGGCAAATGAGGCAAAAAAATTATCAAAGGAATTAATTGATCATATTGACCAAATTAAGTTTAAATTAATTAGGGCAACTGATAAAATTGATCCATCTATTCCTGATGATTCTTTGAGTCTTACCAAAGTAGAGGCAAAAGATGATTATGGTACTCCTACCAATATTTTAATTGGAAGTGAACCAGCATCTCCAAGAACAGATGAATTTAGCGCCAATGAGTTAAAACTCAAAATCGAGTCATTCAGAGGAAAAATGTTAGAGCTTATTGATGAGAAATATAGGTCAAACATGAATATTGGACTTGTTTTAGAAGGTGCCAATCAAAATGGAGTTAATGTTGGCTGGGAGGTTTTAAACTTTGATCACACTCCATTAGCAGCTACTGTTACCATTTTATCTAAACTTCAAACAGATATAAGAAATGCTGAATCCGATATAGTAAAAGCACTTTTTAGTGAAGTAGATGCTGGGGATTTTAAATTTGATGTGGTTGTTGCCAAAGTTATCCCCCAATCAAATTACGTAATATTAGGTGATTCCTTTAAAGCAGATATTTTTGTTGCTGCGTACAGCAGTACTCAAAATCCTGAAGTTTTAGTAGGTGAATTAGATACGGTTTCATATCAGTTTAAAGGTGATCCATCTGCAGTTAATGTAAATAATGGTATAGGTAAGTTCAGCAGGAAAAGTGTAGCTGAAGGACCTCAGACTGTAAGAGGTATTATAAATATTAAAGCTCCTGACGGTACTGTTAAACCTTACCCTTTTAAAACTGAATATATGGTTGCTAAAGGCGGTGTTGTTGTTTCTCCTACTAAAATGAACGTGCTGTATATTGGAGTTGATAACCCTCTAGATATCTCTGTTTCGGGAATAGCTGCCGAGAACATAGTTCCAACATTAGCTGGAGGTACACTTTCTGGTTCTAGAGGAAAATACATCGCAAGAGTACAAAGTGGAGTTAAAGCCACAGTAAATGTTTCTGCAAAAATTGGTTCAGCTACTACTTCTATGGGAAGTGCTGAATTTAGGGTTAAAAGGGTACCGGATCCAGTTGCTATGTTTGCTGGTAAAAAAGGTGCAGCTAATATTTCAAGAAGTGATTTAACAACAGCACTTGGTGTGATTGCCGATCTTGAAAATTTTGATTTTGACCTTAAATTTAAAGTACTTGAATTTGATATTACTGCAACAATTGGTGGTTTTGAACAGAATAAAACCTCAAAAAGCAATATGATTACAGAGGAACAAAAATCTCTGTTGAAAAGTGTTAAACCAGGTGCGAAGGTGTATATTGAAAATATTAAAGTTAAAGGTGAAGATGGTACCATTAGGACCTTAAGCCCAATTAACTTAAAAGTAATGTAA